The proteins below are encoded in one region of Parus major isolate Abel chromosome 7, Parus_major1.1, whole genome shotgun sequence:
- the LOC107207520 gene encoding sterol 26-hydroxylase, mitochondrial, which yields MAGPSGGARRPLLPLLLRPRPPPPRSSPGPPRRTGGSAAAAAGPARLKGPEELPGPGLLRTFVWLFLRGYLLHTHRLQVISRRLYGPIWKSTFGHYRNINIGSPVVLEQLLRQEGKYPMRSDMALWKEHRDTRRLPYGPFTEEGERWYRLRQVLNKRLLKPSEALLYADAIGEVVSDLMVRLQEERSRSPSGVLVGDVANLLYRFALEGISYILFETRIGCLKQQVPAETQHFIDSINLMFKNSIFATVLPRWSRKVLPFWDRYLDSWDTIFAFGKKLIDRKMEELEGQVERGKEVSGYLSYLLASGRLSLDEVYGSVAELLLAGVDTTSNTLSWALYHLSRDADIQETLYQELKAVVPADRFPAAEDIPKLPMLRAVIKETLRVYPVVPTNARVFYEKDIVIGDYLFPKNTLFVLAHYAMSHDETYFPEPERFLPQRWLRGHGSPHHPFSSIPFGYGVRACVGRRIAELEMHLALARMIQAYEVRPDPRGVEVTSVSRIVLVADKPINLEFIARPGAP from the exons ATGGCGGGCCCGagcggcggggcccggcggccgctgctgccgctgctcctgcgcccccgcccgccgccgccgcgcagCAGCCCGGGACCGCCGCGCAGGACCGGGGGCtcggcggcagcggcggcggggccggcgcggcTGAAGGGACCGGAGGAGCTAccggggccggggctgctccGTACTTTCGTCTGGCTGTTCCTGCGGGGCTACCTGCTGCACACGCACCGGCTGCAG GTGATATCCCGGCGCCTTTATGGACCTATCTGGAAGTCAACCTTCGGACATTATAGGAACATCAACATTGGGAGCCCagtggtgctggagcagctgctaCGCCAGGAGGGCAAGTACCCCATGCGGAGCGACATGGCCCTGTGGAAGGAGCACCGGGACACCCGGCGCTTGCCCTACGGACCCTTCACTGA GGAAGGGGAGCGCTGGTACCGCCTGCGCCAGGTCCTCAACAAGCGGCTGCTGAAACCCTCGGAGGCGCTGCTGTACGCGGATGCCATCGGGGAGGTGGTGTCAGACCTGATGGTGCGGCTGCAGGAGGAGCGGAGCCGCAGCCCCTCAGGGGTGCTGGTGGGGGACGTGGCCAACTTGCTCTACCGCTTTGCCCTGGAAG GCATCTCCTATATCCTCTTCGAGACCCGCATCGGGTGCCTCAAGCAGCAGGTCCCTGCTGAGACCCAGCACTTCATTGACTCCATCAACCTGATGTTCAAGAACTCCATCTTTGCCACTGTCCTGCCCCGATGGAGCCGCAAGGTGCTGCCCTTCTGGGACCGTTACCTGGACAGCTGGGACACCATCTTCGCCTTCG gcaaGAAACTGATTGACCGAAagatggaggagctggaggggcagGTGGAGCGTGGCAAGGAGGTGTCCGGCTACCTGAGCTACCTGCTGGCCAGTGGCAGACTCAGCCTGGACGAGGTCTATGGCAGCGTGGCCGAGTTGCTGCTGGCTGGTGTGGACACG ACCTCCAACACGCTGTCCTGGGCTTTGTACCACCTCTCCCGCGACGCAGACATCCAGGAGACCCTGTACCAGGAGCTGAAAGCTGTTGTGCCTGCCGACCggtttcctgctgctgaggatATCCCCAAGTTGCCGATGCTTCGGGCCGTTATCAAGGAGACTCTGAG AGTCTACCCTGTGGTGCCCACCAATGCCAGGGTCTTCTATGAGAAGGACATTGTCATCGGAGACTACCTCTTCCCCAAGAAC ACCCTCTTTGTCCTGGCGCACTACGCGATGTCCCACGATGAGACCTACTTCCCCGAGCCTGAGCGGTTCCTGCCCCAGCGCTGGCTCCGGGGACACGGCTCCCCTCACCACCCCTTCAGCTCCATCCCGTTCGGCTACGGGGTTCGTGCGTGTGTCGGCCGCCGCATCGCTGAGCTGGAGATGCACCTGGCCCTTGCCAGG ATGATCCAGGCGTATGAGGTGCGGCCGGACCCCCGTGGCGTGGAAGTGACATCTGTGTCCCGCATTGTCCTGGTGGCTGACAAGCCCATCAACCTGGAATTCATCGCTCGCCCAGGAGCCCCCTGA
- the PRKAG3 gene encoding 5'-AMP-activated protein kinase subunit gamma-3 isoform X2: MERLRGPAASQVALLDAVTCPEEEGFSKAVCPREEEEEEDKYRRPVTFTLGNEILGLGPEREFQNPDAEVYMHFLRSHCCYDAIPTSCKLVVFDISLEQIKKAFLALVANGVRAAPLWDSKTQSFVGMLTITDFINILHRYYRSPLVQIYEVEEHKIETWREVYLQGSLKPLVYISPSNSLFNAVYSLIKHKIHRLPVIEPVSGNVLHILTHKRILKFLHIFDSTIPKPRFLKKTVQELCIGTFHDLAVVPETAPVYTALEIFVDRRVSALPVINDAGQVVGLYSRFDVIHLAAQKSYNNLDISVREALQQRSVALEGVLTCYPHEPMEDIIDRIAKEQVHRLVLVDENRHPRGIISLSDILQALVLTPAGIDALNS, translated from the exons ATGGAGCGGCTCCGTGGCCCCGCCGCGTCCCAG GTGGCGCTGCTGGATGCTGTTACGTgccctgaggaggaag GGTTTTCGAAGGCTGTATGccccagggaggaggaagaagaggaggacaAATACAGGAGACCTGTCACCTTCACACTGGGAAATGAGATACTGGGGCTGGGCCCAGAGAGAGAGTTTCAGAACCCTGATGCTGAGGTTTATATGCACTTCTTGAGGAGCCACTGCTGTTACGATGCCATCCCCACCAGCTGCAAACTCGTTGTCTTTGACATCTCCCTAGAG CAGATCAAGAAAGCCTTTTTGGCACTGGTGGCCAACGGGGTGCGTGCTGCCCCTCTCTGGGACAGCAAGACACAGAGCTTTGTGG GGATGCTCACTATCACTGACTTCATCAACATCCTCCACCGCTACTACCGCTCACCTTTG GTTCAGATCTACGAGGTGGAGGAGCATAAGATTGAGACCTGGAGAG AAGTGTACCTGCAGGGCTCCCTCAAGCCACTGGTCTACATCTCTCCAAGCAATAG CCTCTTCAATGCTGTCTACTCCCTGATCAAGCACAAAATCCACCGCCTGCCTGTCATTGAGCCTGTCTCGGGCAATGTCCTGCACATCCTGACGCACAAGCGCATCCTCAAGTTTCTCCACATCTTT GATTCTACCATTCCCAAGCCACGCTTCCTGAAGAAAACAGTGCAGGAACTGTGCATTGGCACCTTCCATGATCTGGCTGTCGTGCCTGAGACTGCCCCAGTCTACACCGCCTTGGAGATTTTTGTGGATCGTCGTGTCTCTGCCTTGCCTGTCATCAATGATGCTG GGCAAGTAGTTGGCCTGTACTCGCGGTTTGATGTCATT CACCTGGCAGCCCAAAAGAGCTACAACAACCTGGACATCAGTGTGAGGGAGGCACTGCAGCAGCGCAGCGTTGCCCTGGAGGGAGTCCTCACCTGCTACCCCCATGAACCTATGGAGGACATAATTGACCGCATTGCCAAGGAGCAG GTCCATCGCCTGGTTCTGGTGGATGAGAACCGGCACCCACGGGGCATCATCTCCCTCTCTGACATCCTGCAGGCCCTTGTGCTCACTCCTGCAGGTATCGATGCTCTTAACTCTTAG
- the PRKAG3 gene encoding 5'-AMP-activated protein kinase subunit gamma-3 isoform X4, producing MERLRGPAASQVALLDAVTCPEEEGFSKAVCPREEEEEEDKYRRPVTFTLGNEILGLGPEREFQNPDAEVYMHFLRSHCCYDAIPTSCKLVVFDISLEQIKKAFLALVANGVRAAPLWDSKTQSFVGECQKQCLVPSPAWQKRVQAVLPAPHISTGMLTITDFINILHRYYRSPLVQIYEVEEHKIETWREVYLQGSLKPLVYISPSNSLFNAVYSLIKHKIHRLPVIEPVSGNVLHILTHKRILKFLHIFDSTIPKPRFLKKTVQELCIGTFHDLAVVPETAPVYTALEIFVDRRVSALPVINDAAPGSPKELQQPGHQCEGGTAAAQRCPGGSPHLLPP from the exons ATGGAGCGGCTCCGTGGCCCCGCCGCGTCCCAG GTGGCGCTGCTGGATGCTGTTACGTgccctgaggaggaag GGTTTTCGAAGGCTGTATGccccagggaggaggaagaagaggaggacaAATACAGGAGACCTGTCACCTTCACACTGGGAAATGAGATACTGGGGCTGGGCCCAGAGAGAGAGTTTCAGAACCCTGATGCTGAGGTTTATATGCACTTCTTGAGGAGCCACTGCTGTTACGATGCCATCCCCACCAGCTGCAAACTCGTTGTCTTTGACATCTCCCTAGAG CAGATCAAGAAAGCCTTTTTGGCACTGGTGGCCAACGGGGTGCGTGCTGCCCCTCTCTGGGACAGCAAGACACAGAGCTTTGTGGGTGAGTGCCAGAAGCAATGCCTGgtcccctcccctgcctggcAGAAGAGGGTacaggcagtgctgccagccccacatATCTCCACAGGGATGCTCACTATCACTGACTTCATCAACATCCTCCACCGCTACTACCGCTCACCTTTG GTTCAGATCTACGAGGTGGAGGAGCATAAGATTGAGACCTGGAGAG AAGTGTACCTGCAGGGCTCCCTCAAGCCACTGGTCTACATCTCTCCAAGCAATAG CCTCTTCAATGCTGTCTACTCCCTGATCAAGCACAAAATCCACCGCCTGCCTGTCATTGAGCCTGTCTCGGGCAATGTCCTGCACATCCTGACGCACAAGCGCATCCTCAAGTTTCTCCACATCTTT GATTCTACCATTCCCAAGCCACGCTTCCTGAAGAAAACAGTGCAGGAACTGTGCATTGGCACCTTCCATGATCTGGCTGTCGTGCCTGAGACTGCCCCAGTCTACACCGCCTTGGAGATTTTTGTGGATCGTCGTGTCTCTGCCTTGCCTGTCATCAATGATGCTG CACCTGGCAGCCCAAAAGAGCTACAACAACCTGGACATCAGTGTGAGGGAGGCACTGCAGCAGCGCAGCGTTGCCCTGGAGGGAGTCCTCACCTGCTACCCCCATGA
- the PRKAG3 gene encoding 5'-AMP-activated protein kinase subunit gamma-3 isoform X1, which translates to MERLRGPAASQVALLDAVTCPEEEGFSKAVCPREEEEEEDKYRRPVTFTLGNEILGLGPEREFQNPDAEVYMHFLRSHCCYDAIPTSCKLVVFDISLEQIKKAFLALVANGVRAAPLWDSKTQSFVGECQKQCLVPSPAWQKRVQAVLPAPHISTGMLTITDFINILHRYYRSPLVQIYEVEEHKIETWREVYLQGSLKPLVYISPSNSLFNAVYSLIKHKIHRLPVIEPVSGNVLHILTHKRILKFLHIFDSTIPKPRFLKKTVQELCIGTFHDLAVVPETAPVYTALEIFVDRRVSALPVINDAGQVVGLYSRFDVIHLAAQKSYNNLDISVREALQQRSVALEGVLTCYPHEPMEDIIDRIAKEQVHRLVLVDENRHPRGIISLSDILQALVLTPAGIDRSSL; encoded by the exons ATGGAGCGGCTCCGTGGCCCCGCCGCGTCCCAG GTGGCGCTGCTGGATGCTGTTACGTgccctgaggaggaag GGTTTTCGAAGGCTGTATGccccagggaggaggaagaagaggaggacaAATACAGGAGACCTGTCACCTTCACACTGGGAAATGAGATACTGGGGCTGGGCCCAGAGAGAGAGTTTCAGAACCCTGATGCTGAGGTTTATATGCACTTCTTGAGGAGCCACTGCTGTTACGATGCCATCCCCACCAGCTGCAAACTCGTTGTCTTTGACATCTCCCTAGAG CAGATCAAGAAAGCCTTTTTGGCACTGGTGGCCAACGGGGTGCGTGCTGCCCCTCTCTGGGACAGCAAGACACAGAGCTTTGTGGGTGAGTGCCAGAAGCAATGCCTGgtcccctcccctgcctggcAGAAGAGGGTacaggcagtgctgccagccccacatATCTCCACAGGGATGCTCACTATCACTGACTTCATCAACATCCTCCACCGCTACTACCGCTCACCTTTG GTTCAGATCTACGAGGTGGAGGAGCATAAGATTGAGACCTGGAGAG AAGTGTACCTGCAGGGCTCCCTCAAGCCACTGGTCTACATCTCTCCAAGCAATAG CCTCTTCAATGCTGTCTACTCCCTGATCAAGCACAAAATCCACCGCCTGCCTGTCATTGAGCCTGTCTCGGGCAATGTCCTGCACATCCTGACGCACAAGCGCATCCTCAAGTTTCTCCACATCTTT GATTCTACCATTCCCAAGCCACGCTTCCTGAAGAAAACAGTGCAGGAACTGTGCATTGGCACCTTCCATGATCTGGCTGTCGTGCCTGAGACTGCCCCAGTCTACACCGCCTTGGAGATTTTTGTGGATCGTCGTGTCTCTGCCTTGCCTGTCATCAATGATGCTG GGCAAGTAGTTGGCCTGTACTCGCGGTTTGATGTCATT CACCTGGCAGCCCAAAAGAGCTACAACAACCTGGACATCAGTGTGAGGGAGGCACTGCAGCAGCGCAGCGTTGCCCTGGAGGGAGTCCTCACCTGCTACCCCCATGAACCTATGGAGGACATAATTGACCGCATTGCCAAGGAGCAG GTCCATCGCCTGGTTCTGGTGGATGAGAACCGGCACCCACGGGGCATCATCTCCCTCTCTGACATCCTGCAGGCCCTTGTGCTCACTCCTGCAG GCATCGATCGATCCTCACTCTGA
- the PRKAG3 gene encoding 5'-AMP-activated protein kinase subunit gamma-3 isoform X3, translating to MERLRGPAASQVALLDAVTCPEEEGFSKAVCPREEEEEEDKYRRPVTFTLGNEILGLGPEREFQNPDAEVYMHFLRSHCCYDAIPTSCKLVVFDISLEIKKAFLALVANGVRAAPLWDSKTQSFVGMLTITDFINILHRYYRSPLVQIYEVEEHKIETWREVYLQGSLKPLVYISPSNSLFNAVYSLIKHKIHRLPVIEPVSGNVLHILTHKRILKFLHIFDSTIPKPRFLKKTVQELCIGTFHDLAVVPETAPVYTALEIFVDRRVSALPVINDAGQVVGLYSRFDVIHLAAQKSYNNLDISVREALQQRSVALEGVLTCYPHEPMEDIIDRIAKEQVHRLVLVDENRHPRGIISLSDILQALVLTPAGIDRSSL from the exons ATGGAGCGGCTCCGTGGCCCCGCCGCGTCCCAG GTGGCGCTGCTGGATGCTGTTACGTgccctgaggaggaag GGTTTTCGAAGGCTGTATGccccagggaggaggaagaagaggaggacaAATACAGGAGACCTGTCACCTTCACACTGGGAAATGAGATACTGGGGCTGGGCCCAGAGAGAGAGTTTCAGAACCCTGATGCTGAGGTTTATATGCACTTCTTGAGGAGCCACTGCTGTTACGATGCCATCCCCACCAGCTGCAAACTCGTTGTCTTTGACATCTCCCTAGAG ATCAAGAAAGCCTTTTTGGCACTGGTGGCCAACGGGGTGCGTGCTGCCCCTCTCTGGGACAGCAAGACACAGAGCTTTGTGG GGATGCTCACTATCACTGACTTCATCAACATCCTCCACCGCTACTACCGCTCACCTTTG GTTCAGATCTACGAGGTGGAGGAGCATAAGATTGAGACCTGGAGAG AAGTGTACCTGCAGGGCTCCCTCAAGCCACTGGTCTACATCTCTCCAAGCAATAG CCTCTTCAATGCTGTCTACTCCCTGATCAAGCACAAAATCCACCGCCTGCCTGTCATTGAGCCTGTCTCGGGCAATGTCCTGCACATCCTGACGCACAAGCGCATCCTCAAGTTTCTCCACATCTTT GATTCTACCATTCCCAAGCCACGCTTCCTGAAGAAAACAGTGCAGGAACTGTGCATTGGCACCTTCCATGATCTGGCTGTCGTGCCTGAGACTGCCCCAGTCTACACCGCCTTGGAGATTTTTGTGGATCGTCGTGTCTCTGCCTTGCCTGTCATCAATGATGCTG GGCAAGTAGTTGGCCTGTACTCGCGGTTTGATGTCATT CACCTGGCAGCCCAAAAGAGCTACAACAACCTGGACATCAGTGTGAGGGAGGCACTGCAGCAGCGCAGCGTTGCCCTGGAGGGAGTCCTCACCTGCTACCCCCATGAACCTATGGAGGACATAATTGACCGCATTGCCAAGGAGCAG GTCCATCGCCTGGTTCTGGTGGATGAGAACCGGCACCCACGGGGCATCATCTCCCTCTCTGACATCCTGCAGGCCCTTGTGCTCACTCCTGCAG GCATCGATCGATCCTCACTCTGA